A single Nicotiana tabacum cultivar K326 chromosome 5, ASM71507v2, whole genome shotgun sequence DNA region contains:
- the LOC107804513 gene encoding histidine kinase 3-like isoform X1, with product MSLIHVIGFGLKLGNLLLTLCWWLVSLMSMNWLNNGSKSLVGDGEQILMKLWEGIAEVSAKIYHCYPRYVVGKKWWRKLLIAWVLFWILVSFSVFWYMSTQAFDKRKETLASMCDERARMLQDQFNVSMNHVQAMSILISTFHHARNPSAIDQGTFARYTERTAFERPLTSGVAYAVRVLHSERKEFEKQQGWSIRRMDTLEQTPVHKDDEYDRDGLEPSPVQAEYAPVIFAQDTIAHVISVDMLSGEEDRENVLRARESGKGVLTAPFRLLKTNRLGVIKTFAVYKTDLPSNATPNERIQATDGYLGGVLDIESLVEKLLQQLASKQTILVNVYDTTNLSHPISMYGSNVSSDGVEHVSALNFGDPFRRHEMRCRFKQKPPWPWLGITTATGILVIALLIGQIFHATINRIAKVEDDYHEMMVLKKRAEDADVAKSQFLATVSHEIRTPMNGVLGMLHMLMDTNLDVTQQDYVSTAQASGKALVSLINEVLDQAKIESGKLELEAVCFDVRATLDEVLSLFSGKSQEKGVELAVYISDKVPDVLIGDPGRFRQIITNLMGNSIKFTEKGHIFVMVHLVEEVIESSEEFKMESSLKHTLSGLPVADKRQSWRNFVAFNQEGSAAFTSSSLGQINLIVSVEDTGVGIPLDAQSRIFTPFMQVGPSIARIHGGTGIGLSISKCLVQLMKGEIGFVSLPKIGSTFTFTAVFTNGRCNWNEQKSQQISNPSNSVSSEFHGMRALIVDPRTVRARVSQYHMKRLGVHSEVVSDLNHGLSYLRTDNRVTNMILIEQEVWDTDLGMSSLFVKNLRNIDANDPPKLFILANAINSNRVGVANGFSTPFVIMKPLRVSMLAASLQRAMGVGNKGNCTHGELSGSSLSKLLQGRKILVVDDNNVNLRVAAAALKKYGADVVCTDSGKKSITFLKPPHQFDACFMDIQMPEMDGFEATKRIRDMESDINSRIQLGQLPVEAYGNASSWKVPILAMTADVIQATNEQCQKCGMDGYVSKPFEAEQLYQEVSRFFHVKQIRIAEDQ from the exons ATGAGTTTGATCCATGTCATTGGGTTCGGTTTGAAATTGGGGAACTTACTGTTGACTCTATGTTGGTGGTTAGTGTCATTGATGTCCATGAATTGGTTAAATAATGGTAGCAAGAGTTTGGTTGGTGATGGGGAGCAGATATTGATGAAATTGTGGGAAGGTATAGCAGAGGTGAGTGCTAAGATTTACCATTGTTACCCTCGGTATGTCGTAGGAAAAAAGTGGTGGAGGAAGCTTTTGATAGCATGGGTATTATTTTGGATACTTGTATCTTTTTCAGTATTCTGGTACATGAGCACTCAAGCTTTCGACAAGAGAAAAGAAACACTTGCTAGTATGTGTGATGAGAGGGCTCGGATGTTACAGGATCAGTTCAATGTTAGTATGAATCATGTGCAGGCCATGTCCATTCTCATCTCTACTTTCCACCATGCTAGGAACCCTTCTGCTATTGATCAG GGTACTTTTGCAAGATATACAGAAAGAACAGCGTTCGAGAGGCCTCTTACAAGTGGGGTGGCATATGCAGTAAGAGTGCTCCACTCAGAAAGAAAAGAGTTTGAGAAGCAACAAGGTTGGAGTATTAGGAGAATGGATACACTTGAACAAACTCCAGTTCACAAAGATGACGAGTATGATAGAGATGGCCTGGAGCCATCACCAGTTCAGGCGGAATATGCCCCTGTTATTTTTGCACAGGATACTATTGCACATGTAATTTCTGTTGATATGCTCTCGGGAGAG GAAGATCGCGAGAATGTTTTACGTGCAAGGGAGTCAGGAAAGGGTGTTCTCACGGCTCCCTTCAGGCTACTTAAAACAAATCGCCTTGGAGTGATAAAGACATTTGCAGTCTACAAAACTGATCTTCCTTCTAATGCAACTCCAAATGAAAGGATCCAAGCAACTGACGG GTATCTTGGTGGAGTCCTTGACATTGAGTCACTTGTGGAGAAGCTTCTTCAGCAGCTTGCAAGCAAGCAAACTATCCTTGTAAATGTGTATGATACAACTAATCTCTCCCACCCTATTAGCATGTATGGTTCAAATGTGTCAAGTGATGGTGTGGAGCATGTCAGTGCCCTCAACTTTGGGGATCCATTTAGAAGGCATGAGATGCGTTGCAG ATTCAAACAGAAACCACCATGGCCTTGGCTAGGCATCACAACTGCGACAGGAATTCTTGTAATTGCATTGCTTATTGGGCAAATATTTCATGCAACAATAAACAGAATAGCCAAAGTTGAGGATGATTATCATGAGATGATGGTGCTGAAAAAGCGTGCTGAGGATGCTGACGTTGCAAAATCACAG TTTCTCGCTACTGTTTCCCACGAGATCCGGACCCCCATGAATGGTGTTCTTG GCATGCTTCATATGCTTATGGACACCAATCTAGATGTGACACAACAAGATTATGTCAGTACAGCTCAGGCCAGTGGTAAAGCTTTAGTTTCACTAATAAATGAGGTTTTGGACCAAGCAAAGATAGAATCTGGTAAGCTTGAGCTTGAGGCAGTCTGTTTTGATGTGAGAGCTACTCTGGATGAGGTTCTCTCACTCTTTTCGGGGAAATCTCAAGAAAAAGGAGTTGAG TTGGCAGTTTACATCTCTGATAAGGTTCCCGATGTGCTCATTGGTGACCCTGGACGGTTTCGTCAGATTATCACAAACTTGATGGGAAACTCTATCAAA TTCACCGAGAAAGGTCatatatttgtgatggtccaTCTTGTCGAGGAAGTGATAGAGTCATCTGAGGAGTTCAAGATGGAATCGTCGTTAAAGCACACTTTGAGTGGATTGCCTGTAGCTGATAAACGACAGAGCTGGAGAAATTTTGTAGCTTTCAATCAAGAAGGATCCGCTGCTTTCACATCTTCCTCGCTGGGCCAGATCAATCTGATAGTTTCAGTAGAAGACACTGGTGTAGGAATTCCTTTAGATGCTCAATCTCGTATATTCACCCCCTTCATGCAGGTTGGTCCTTCTATTGCTCGCATCCATGGGGGAACAGGTATTGGACTTAGCATAAGCAAATGTTTGGTTCAACTTATGAAGGGTGAAATTGGATTTGTAAGTTTGCCAAAAATTGGATCCACCTTTACTTTTACTGCTGTTTTCACCAACGGCCGCTGTAATTGGAATGAGCAGAAAAGCCAACAAATCAGCAATCCGTCAAACTCTGTTTCTTCAGAATTCCATGGCATGAGAGCCTTAATTGTTGACCCAAGAACTGTCCGTGCTAGGGTCTCACAGTATCACATGAAACGACTTGGAGTTCATTCTGAAGTGGTTTCAGATTTGAATCACGGTTTGTCTTATTTAAGAACTGACAATAGGGTCACAAATATGATCCTCATTGAACAGGAGGTCTGGGATACTGATTTGGGAATGTCAAGTCTCTTTGTCAAAAACTTAAGAAATATCGATGCTAATGACCCTCCTAAACTATTTATATTAGCTAACGCTATAAATTCTAACCGAGTTGGTGTAGCCAATGGTTTTTCTACTCCATTTGTCATCATGAAGCCACTAAGGGTGAGTATGCTTGCTGCATCGCTCCAACGTGCGATGGGTGTTGGTAACAAAGGGAATTGCACGCACGGAGAGCTCTCCGGTTCTTCTCTTTCCAAGCTCCTTCAAGGGAGAAAAATTTTGGTTGTGGATGACAATAATGTGAACCTTAGAGTAGCTGCTGCTGCGCTGAAGAAGTATGGTGCTGATGTTGTCTGCACAGACAGTGGAAAAAAGTCAATCACTTTCTTAAAACCACCTCATCAGTTTGATGCATGTTTCATGGATATTCAGATGCCAGAAATGGATGG GTTTGAAGCTACAAAGAGAATCCGCGACATGGAATCTGATATCAATAGCCGTATCCAACTTGGACAACTTCCTGTTGAAGCTTATGGAAATGCTTCAAGCTGGAAAGTGCCCATTTTGGCCATGACTGCTGACGTGATTCAAGCTACAAACGAACAGTGTCAGAAATGTGGAATGGATGGTTATGTGTCGAAGCCATTTGAGGCTGAGCAACTTTATCAAGAAGTGTCGCGCTTTTTTCACGTCAAGCAAATCAGAATAGCTGAAGATCAGTAG
- the LOC107804513 gene encoding histidine kinase 3-like isoform X2 — MSTQAFDKRKETLASMCDERARMLQDQFNVSMNHVQAMSILISTFHHARNPSAIDQGTFARYTERTAFERPLTSGVAYAVRVLHSERKEFEKQQGWSIRRMDTLEQTPVHKDDEYDRDGLEPSPVQAEYAPVIFAQDTIAHVISVDMLSGEEDRENVLRARESGKGVLTAPFRLLKTNRLGVIKTFAVYKTDLPSNATPNERIQATDGYLGGVLDIESLVEKLLQQLASKQTILVNVYDTTNLSHPISMYGSNVSSDGVEHVSALNFGDPFRRHEMRCRFKQKPPWPWLGITTATGILVIALLIGQIFHATINRIAKVEDDYHEMMVLKKRAEDADVAKSQFLATVSHEIRTPMNGVLGMLHMLMDTNLDVTQQDYVSTAQASGKALVSLINEVLDQAKIESGKLELEAVCFDVRATLDEVLSLFSGKSQEKGVELAVYISDKVPDVLIGDPGRFRQIITNLMGNSIKFTEKGHIFVMVHLVEEVIESSEEFKMESSLKHTLSGLPVADKRQSWRNFVAFNQEGSAAFTSSSLGQINLIVSVEDTGVGIPLDAQSRIFTPFMQVGPSIARIHGGTGIGLSISKCLVQLMKGEIGFVSLPKIGSTFTFTAVFTNGRCNWNEQKSQQISNPSNSVSSEFHGMRALIVDPRTVRARVSQYHMKRLGVHSEVVSDLNHGLSYLRTDNRVTNMILIEQEVWDTDLGMSSLFVKNLRNIDANDPPKLFILANAINSNRVGVANGFSTPFVIMKPLRVSMLAASLQRAMGVGNKGNCTHGELSGSSLSKLLQGRKILVVDDNNVNLRVAAAALKKYGADVVCTDSGKKSITFLKPPHQFDACFMDIQMPEMDGFEATKRIRDMESDINSRIQLGQLPVEAYGNASSWKVPILAMTADVIQATNEQCQKCGMDGYVSKPFEAEQLYQEVSRFFHVKQIRIAEDQ; from the exons ATGAGCACTCAAGCTTTCGACAAGAGAAAAGAAACACTTGCTAGTATGTGTGATGAGAGGGCTCGGATGTTACAGGATCAGTTCAATGTTAGTATGAATCATGTGCAGGCCATGTCCATTCTCATCTCTACTTTCCACCATGCTAGGAACCCTTCTGCTATTGATCAG GGTACTTTTGCAAGATATACAGAAAGAACAGCGTTCGAGAGGCCTCTTACAAGTGGGGTGGCATATGCAGTAAGAGTGCTCCACTCAGAAAGAAAAGAGTTTGAGAAGCAACAAGGTTGGAGTATTAGGAGAATGGATACACTTGAACAAACTCCAGTTCACAAAGATGACGAGTATGATAGAGATGGCCTGGAGCCATCACCAGTTCAGGCGGAATATGCCCCTGTTATTTTTGCACAGGATACTATTGCACATGTAATTTCTGTTGATATGCTCTCGGGAGAG GAAGATCGCGAGAATGTTTTACGTGCAAGGGAGTCAGGAAAGGGTGTTCTCACGGCTCCCTTCAGGCTACTTAAAACAAATCGCCTTGGAGTGATAAAGACATTTGCAGTCTACAAAACTGATCTTCCTTCTAATGCAACTCCAAATGAAAGGATCCAAGCAACTGACGG GTATCTTGGTGGAGTCCTTGACATTGAGTCACTTGTGGAGAAGCTTCTTCAGCAGCTTGCAAGCAAGCAAACTATCCTTGTAAATGTGTATGATACAACTAATCTCTCCCACCCTATTAGCATGTATGGTTCAAATGTGTCAAGTGATGGTGTGGAGCATGTCAGTGCCCTCAACTTTGGGGATCCATTTAGAAGGCATGAGATGCGTTGCAG ATTCAAACAGAAACCACCATGGCCTTGGCTAGGCATCACAACTGCGACAGGAATTCTTGTAATTGCATTGCTTATTGGGCAAATATTTCATGCAACAATAAACAGAATAGCCAAAGTTGAGGATGATTATCATGAGATGATGGTGCTGAAAAAGCGTGCTGAGGATGCTGACGTTGCAAAATCACAG TTTCTCGCTACTGTTTCCCACGAGATCCGGACCCCCATGAATGGTGTTCTTG GCATGCTTCATATGCTTATGGACACCAATCTAGATGTGACACAACAAGATTATGTCAGTACAGCTCAGGCCAGTGGTAAAGCTTTAGTTTCACTAATAAATGAGGTTTTGGACCAAGCAAAGATAGAATCTGGTAAGCTTGAGCTTGAGGCAGTCTGTTTTGATGTGAGAGCTACTCTGGATGAGGTTCTCTCACTCTTTTCGGGGAAATCTCAAGAAAAAGGAGTTGAG TTGGCAGTTTACATCTCTGATAAGGTTCCCGATGTGCTCATTGGTGACCCTGGACGGTTTCGTCAGATTATCACAAACTTGATGGGAAACTCTATCAAA TTCACCGAGAAAGGTCatatatttgtgatggtccaTCTTGTCGAGGAAGTGATAGAGTCATCTGAGGAGTTCAAGATGGAATCGTCGTTAAAGCACACTTTGAGTGGATTGCCTGTAGCTGATAAACGACAGAGCTGGAGAAATTTTGTAGCTTTCAATCAAGAAGGATCCGCTGCTTTCACATCTTCCTCGCTGGGCCAGATCAATCTGATAGTTTCAGTAGAAGACACTGGTGTAGGAATTCCTTTAGATGCTCAATCTCGTATATTCACCCCCTTCATGCAGGTTGGTCCTTCTATTGCTCGCATCCATGGGGGAACAGGTATTGGACTTAGCATAAGCAAATGTTTGGTTCAACTTATGAAGGGTGAAATTGGATTTGTAAGTTTGCCAAAAATTGGATCCACCTTTACTTTTACTGCTGTTTTCACCAACGGCCGCTGTAATTGGAATGAGCAGAAAAGCCAACAAATCAGCAATCCGTCAAACTCTGTTTCTTCAGAATTCCATGGCATGAGAGCCTTAATTGTTGACCCAAGAACTGTCCGTGCTAGGGTCTCACAGTATCACATGAAACGACTTGGAGTTCATTCTGAAGTGGTTTCAGATTTGAATCACGGTTTGTCTTATTTAAGAACTGACAATAGGGTCACAAATATGATCCTCATTGAACAGGAGGTCTGGGATACTGATTTGGGAATGTCAAGTCTCTTTGTCAAAAACTTAAGAAATATCGATGCTAATGACCCTCCTAAACTATTTATATTAGCTAACGCTATAAATTCTAACCGAGTTGGTGTAGCCAATGGTTTTTCTACTCCATTTGTCATCATGAAGCCACTAAGGGTGAGTATGCTTGCTGCATCGCTCCAACGTGCGATGGGTGTTGGTAACAAAGGGAATTGCACGCACGGAGAGCTCTCCGGTTCTTCTCTTTCCAAGCTCCTTCAAGGGAGAAAAATTTTGGTTGTGGATGACAATAATGTGAACCTTAGAGTAGCTGCTGCTGCGCTGAAGAAGTATGGTGCTGATGTTGTCTGCACAGACAGTGGAAAAAAGTCAATCACTTTCTTAAAACCACCTCATCAGTTTGATGCATGTTTCATGGATATTCAGATGCCAGAAATGGATGG GTTTGAAGCTACAAAGAGAATCCGCGACATGGAATCTGATATCAATAGCCGTATCCAACTTGGACAACTTCCTGTTGAAGCTTATGGAAATGCTTCAAGCTGGAAAGTGCCCATTTTGGCCATGACTGCTGACGTGATTCAAGCTACAAACGAACAGTGTCAGAAATGTGGAATGGATGGTTATGTGTCGAAGCCATTTGAGGCTGAGCAACTTTATCAAGAAGTGTCGCGCTTTTTTCACGTCAAGCAAATCAGAATAGCTGAAGATCAGTAG